One Saimiri boliviensis isolate mSaiBol1 chromosome 5, mSaiBol1.pri, whole genome shotgun sequence genomic window carries:
- the LOC120368110 gene encoding RCC1 domain-containing protein 1-like: MFRVKRLFQPKSYNVFGREVESYTWLSTGPAVETGDIYIWGWNESGQLALPTKSLAEDEETVAREAAGLNADGSQVKRMAGAEDGAPAPFIAVQPFPALLDLPLGSDAIKASCGSRHTAVVTRTGDLYTWGWGK; the protein is encoded by the exons ATGTTTCGTGTTAAGCGGCTGTTCCAACCAAAAAGCTATAATGTGTTCGGCAGGGAAGTCGAGAGCTACACGTGGCTTTCTACAGGACCTGCTGTGG AGACTGGGGATATCTATATCTGGGGCTGGAATGAATCAGGGCAGCTGGCCCTGCCCACCAAGAGCCTGGCAGAGGATGAGGAGACCGTTGCAAGGGAAG CCGCAGGACTGAATGCAGATGGCTCCCAGGTGAAGAGAATGGCGGGGGCTGAGGATGGAGCCCCTGCCCCGTTCATAGCTGTCCAGCCCTTCCCAGCTCTACTGGATCTCCCCCTGGGCTCAGATGCAATCAAGGCCAGCTGTGGATCCAGGCACACGGCTGTGGTGACAC GAACAGGGGACCTGTACACCTGGGGCTGGGGTAAGTAA
- the LOC101054223 gene encoding LOW QUALITY PROTEIN: protein regulator of cytokinesis 1-like (The sequence of the model RefSeq protein was modified relative to this genomic sequence to represent the inferred CDS: substituted 1 base at 1 genomic stop codon): MSRRCRLPESRGDTGGSDARLGFGARARGSGPVRDPGPRASRPPAPAEASEVLAKESIVCLQKALNRLREIWELIGIPEGQRLQRTEVVKKHIKELLDMIAEEESLKERLIKSMSICQKELNTLYTELRDEPFQDEGETTILQLEKYLRTQVELMRKQKKERKQELKLLQEQDQELCEILCMPRYNTDSASVPSLEELNQFRQHVATLRETKASRHEEFVSIKRQIILCMEELDHTPDTSFERDVACEDEDAFCLSLENIATLQKLLRQLEMQKSQKEAVCEGLCAQIXELWDSLQIPEEEREAVPAITSGSKAEVRKALQLEVDRLDVLKMQNLEKMIEAIRVELAQYWDQCHYSQEQRQAFAPFHSEDYTENLLQLHDAEIVQLRNCYEAHTALFEGVRKWEESWRLFLEFERKASDPNRFINWGGSLLKEEKQRARLQKTLPKRLKNKKQTETEMLYGSAPRTPSKRRGLTPNTPGKARKPVATSTCSGKKTPRAGRQGANKENLDLNGSILSGGYPSSAPVQRNFSINSVASTYSEFADPSPSDSSTVGLQRELSEASKSDATPGILSSTNIQS, from the exons ATGTCGAGAAGGTGCAGGTTGCCGGAAAGTCGTGGAGACACGGGAGGGAGCGACGCTCGCCTCGGGTTCGGGGCCCGTGCAAGGGGTTCGGGGCCCGTGCGGGATCCCGGGCCTAGGGCATCACGGCCGCCGGCGCCGGCTGAGGCCAG TGAGGTGCTGGCGAAGGAGTCCATAGTATGTCTGCAGAAAGCCCTAAATCGCCTTCGGGAGATATGGGAGCTAATTGGAATTCCAGAGGGCCAGCGGTTACAAAGAACTGAGGTGGTGAAGAAGCATATCAAG gAACTCCTGGATATGATTGCCGAAGAGGAAAGCCTGAAGGAAAGACTCATCAAAAGCATGTCTATCTGTCAAAAAGAGCTGAACACTCTGTACACTGAGTTACGCGACGAGCCATTTCAG GACGAAGGGGAGACTACCATCTTGCAACTAGAAAAATATTTGCGCACGCAGGTGGAATTGATgcgaaaacagaaaaaggagagaaaacaggaactgaagCTACTTCAAGAGCAAGATCAAGAACTGTGTGAAATTCTTTGTATGCCCCGCTATAATACTGATAGTGCCTCAGTGCCCAGCTTAGAAGAGCTGAACCAGTTCAGGCAGCATGTGGCCACTTTGAGGGAAACAAAG GCTTCTAGGCATGAGGAGTTTGTCAGTATAAAGAGACAGATCATACTGTGTATGGAGGAATTAGACCACACCCCAGACACAAGCTTTGAAAGAGATGTGGCGTGTGAAGATGAAGATGCCTTTTGCTTGTCTTTGGAGAATATTGCAACACTACAGAAGTTGCTGCGGCAG ctggaaatgcagaaatcacaaaagGAAGCAGTGTGTGAGGGTCTGTGTGCTCAAATCTGAGAGCTCTGGGACAGCCTGCAAATacctgaagaagagagagaagctgTGCCCGCCATCACGTCTGGGTCAAAGGCCGAGGTTCGGAAAGCG CTGCAATTAGAAGTGGATCGGTTGgatgtactaaaaatgcaaaacctgGAGAAAATGATCGAGGCAATTCGAGTGGAGCTGGCTCAATACTGGGACCAGTGCCATTATAGCCAGGAGCAGAGACAAGCCTTTGCCCCTTTCCATTCTG AGGACTACACAGAAAATCTGCTCCAGCTCCATGATGCTGAGATTGTGCAGTTAAGAAACTGCTATGAAGCTCACACGGCTCTCTTTGAAGGAGTCCGGAAGtgggaagaaagctggaggcTTTTCTTAGAGTTTGAG agaaaaGCTTCAGATCCGAATCGATTTATAAATTGGGGAGGAAGtcttctaaaagaagaaaaacaacgaGCCAGGCTCCAGAAAACGCTGCCTAAG CGACTCAAGAACAAAaagcagacagagacagagatgctGTATGGCAGTGCTCCCCGAACACCCAGCAAGCGGCGGGGACTGACTCCCAACACACCCGGCAAAGCACGTAAG CCAGTCGCTACTTCCACCTGTTCAGGGAAGAAAACGCCCCGTGCCGGCAGGCAGGGAGCCAACAAGGAGAACCTGGACCTCAACGGCAGCATCCTGAGTGGTGGGTACCCCAGCTCGGCCCCCGTCCAGCGCAACTTCAGCATTAACTCTGTTGCCAGCACCTATTCTGAGTTTGCG GATCCGTCCCCCTCTGACAGTTCCACTGTTGGGCTTCAG cGAGAACTTTCAGAGGCTTCCAAATCTGATGCTACTCCTGGAATCCTCAGTTCAACCAACATCCAGTCCTGA